Within the Platichthys flesus chromosome 16, fPlaFle2.1, whole genome shotgun sequence genome, the region ATCAGCACAGATGCTCCACTGGCTTAATATCTCCAGGTTGCAGAGTGTTGGGATTTCCTGCCACTGTCCTCTTATCAGTTCTGGAAGCATTGTCAGCTGAAGAGTCAAATCCTGCATCCACAGGTTTGGTTCAGCAGCTTCCTGAAATACTTATTTGATCTTTTCTTTTACCATCGCATCAACAGAGGGATCCGAGTCGACTCACTTCATAGGAAAACCAAGGCAGATAAGAATCTGGAGACTGGCATTGAAGACAAgttaaaactaaatgttatcTGTTAAAAACATTCAGATAAAACAATTCTTTTTTATATCACATCTTTGGAAGCCTGGCATCTTATTATAATCTCAGTATTTAATTCCACACATGGGAAATGTTTTAATGTCAGATGATACAACagaacaaaataatcaaatgtagGACTGAACAATATGGCAACAATCATCAGTTGATATtcataattatcacaataaatgtaattattattattatttgtattaattttttCTTTGTCCTATGAAGGATTTTGCTCAAAGGTTGAGGTTTTTATCGTTGTGATTATTAACAGATATAATAGTTGgctcaaattatgtttttacaagaaagGCTatatttttagaaaaaaaaacaacttaaagaaAACTATAAAGAAAACACTTATACTGGGTGACAGCAAACTGAAACTATCTGAAAGATATAACACAACGGTAAGTCagaaaatatgacaaaacaTAACAGTATTAATTTCTAAGGAAAAAGGTTtctgctatatatatatatatatatatagcagaAACCTTTTTCCTTAGAAATTAATACTGTTatgttattaatatatatatatatatatatatagttttttatatatatatattaatactgttatgttattaatatatatatatatatatatatatatatatatattaataacataacagtattaatatatatatataaaaaactataaaaacttACAAGGCTCCCACTGATTTGACagatctgtctgtctttttaaCAGACCGGAAACGctaaaataaaatctgtgtcgcgatttgttgttttttcatatttactgttgtgttttcttatttgttgtGATCTTTTTGGTTtgcaattgtgttttttttacttttcatattGTGAGTTTTACTTTGTCATCATGTGTTTTGAATTGacagtgttttgtgatttgttgtgttatttactaTTATTTCGTTTGTTGTGTCTTTCGAGTTGTGATTTGTACTTCAGGGCCACCATAGAAAAAGTTTactataacattttttaaagttgattTTGTCTCCATTCCAACACTCTCTCGTCCTCTGACCATCTTCATCCTGTTGTTTAGTCCCGTTACTTTGAGTTTGctccaggaggagcagcaggagcagggcTGGTCCCTGAACgctcctccctcttcctgaGTGGCTCCTCTACTTTTAAACACCGAGAGCAGCTCCCGGCTCAGATGAGTGAGCTCCGGGGGCCTCCTCTGTTCGGTCTGTGGCTCGAGGTGTGAGGATCCAAACACTGCTGGTCTGTGGTCTGCAGAGGAACCCGAGCGGGAACGAGTCCAGCAGCTCCGCAGCTTCCCACGGACTGATCTCCCTGCAGGGGGCGGGGGTTGCGTGTTTCTTCCAAGGGGTACCACTCATTCCcacactcccccctcctcctcagtgagCAGCATCCTGGGCAGGTCCTCTGCTCGCCTCGATCCGGCACCAGGGCTCAGCGGCAGCGGCAGTTCGAAGCCGACCATGCGCCAGAGCAAGAGCCAGTGTCTGCGCCCCCGGCTGTGCGCGCTGGAGAAGGGGGACAACGGCTACGGCTTCCACCTCCACGGGGAGAAAGGTAAGACGGGCCAGTTCATCCGCCTGGTGGAGTCCGACAGCCCGGCGGAGACCTCGGGGCTGCGCGCCGGGGACCGCCTGGTGTTCGTCAACGGGGAGGACGTGGAGACCGAGAGCCACCAGCAGGTCGTGTCCCGGATACGAGCCACCCCGGGCCGCCTGGAGCTCGTCGTGGTGGACCCGGACACGGAGCAGCTGCTGAAGACGCACAACATGAAGTGTCTGAAGGAGTACGTGACCGAGGGGGTCCCGGTGCAGctcgatgaagaggaggaggaggaggaggaggaggtggagaaggtggaggaggtggtgagggAAGAGGTGGACGGGACGGTTGGCGAGGAGAAGCGGGAGCaagcggaggaagaggaggaggaggaggaggtagttGTGAtagtggaggagcagcagcagcaggaggaagaggaggaagaggatgtgaCACCCAGGGAGTCCACGAAGACAAACGGGGACATCCACGAGCACATCGAGAAGAAGCTGAGCATCAACTCTGAGAAGGTGAGACAAAGTTTCAGATAAAGTTTCCTGTCCCCTCTTcacctcacttcctcctcctcctcctcctccacttacACTCTTCTGCAC harbors:
- the nherf1b gene encoding Na(+)/H(+) exchange regulatory cofactor NHE-RF1 isoform X2 translates to MRQSKSQCLRPRLCALEKGDNGYGFHLHGEKGKTGQFIRLVESDSPAETSGLRAGDRLVFVNGEDVETESHQQVVSRIRATPGRLELVVVDPDTEQLLKTHNMKCLKEYVTEGVPVQLDEEEEEEEEEVEKVEEVVREEVDGTVGEEKREQAEEEEEEEEVVVIVEEQQQQEEEEEEDVTPRESTKTNGDIHEHIEKKLSINSEKVNGMMVEGKTHSQVVAAIKAGGNETRLLLVDADTDAFFKRCRVTPTVDHLTGPLPEPVTNGGMEEKVNGRRPNGAERDSKLSISPSPSSASSNTSLTTLPANTPPEGLVTGAIPALNLSLQQVKELAHQKRANKKAPPMDWTKKNELFSNL